A section of the Streptococcus oriscaviae genome encodes:
- the guaB gene encoding IMP dehydrogenase, with amino-acid sequence MSNWETKFLKKGFTFDDVLLIPAESHVLPHDIDLKTQLAPNLTLNLPIISAAMDTVTDSKMAIAMARAGGLGVIHKNMSIEEQADEVRKVKRSENGVIIDPFFLTPEHTIEEAEKLMATYRISGVPIVETLENRKLVGIITNRDMRFITDYSQPISTNMTSENLVTAPVGTDLETAEAILHKHRIEKLPLVDENGRLSGLITIKDIEKVIEFPNSAKDEFGRLLVAGAVGVTSDTFERAEALFEAGADAIVIDTAHGHSAGVLRKIKEIRNHFPTKTLIAGNIATAEGARALYEAGVDVVKVGIGPGSICTTRVIAGVGVPQVTAIYDAAGVAREYGKTIIADGGIKYSGDIVKALAAGGHAVMLGSMFAGTDEAPGETEIFQGRKFKTYRGMGSIAAMKQGSKDRYFQSSVNEANKLVPEGIEGRVAYKGSVADMIFQMVGGLRSGMGYVGAANLEQLQENAQFIEMSGAGLKESHPHDVQITNEAPNYSVQ; translated from the coding sequence ATGTCAAATTGGGAAACTAAATTTTTGAAAAAAGGCTTCACCTTTGATGATGTCTTACTGATACCGGCAGAAAGTCATGTCTTGCCGCATGATATCGATTTGAAAACACAGTTGGCACCAAATTTGACCCTGAATCTTCCTATTATCTCTGCAGCCATGGATACTGTAACTGACAGTAAAATGGCGATTGCCATGGCCCGTGCGGGTGGTCTTGGTGTTATTCATAAGAATATGTCTATCGAGGAGCAGGCTGACGAGGTTCGTAAGGTAAAACGCTCTGAAAATGGCGTCATTATCGATCCTTTCTTCCTGACACCAGAGCATACAATTGAAGAAGCAGAAAAACTCATGGCAACTTATCGGATTTCAGGTGTTCCTATTGTTGAAACCTTGGAAAACCGTAAACTGGTCGGTATTATCACTAACCGCGATATGCGTTTTATTACAGATTATAGCCAACCTATCTCAACCAATATGACCAGCGAAAATTTGGTTACTGCACCAGTTGGCACAGATTTAGAAACTGCAGAAGCAATTCTACACAAGCACCGCATTGAAAAACTACCGTTGGTGGATGAAAATGGTCGTCTATCTGGTTTGATTACCATCAAAGACATTGAAAAAGTAATCGAGTTTCCGAACTCTGCCAAGGACGAATTTGGTCGCCTGCTAGTTGCAGGAGCTGTTGGTGTAACTTCGGATACCTTCGAGCGAGCAGAAGCTCTTTTTGAAGCGGGTGCAGACGCAATTGTTATTGATACAGCACACGGACACTCTGCAGGTGTTTTACGCAAGATTAAAGAAATCAGAAATCATTTCCCAACCAAGACCTTGATTGCTGGAAATATTGCAACTGCTGAAGGAGCGCGTGCCCTTTATGAAGCGGGAGTGGATGTAGTCAAGGTTGGTATTGGACCAGGCTCAATCTGTACGACTCGTGTCATTGCTGGTGTGGGAGTTCCCCAAGTGACGGCCATTTATGATGCGGCTGGTGTTGCGCGTGAATACGGTAAGACCATTATTGCGGATGGTGGTATCAAGTATTCAGGTGATATTGTAAAAGCTTTGGCAGCTGGTGGTCATGCGGTTATGTTGGGTTCTATGTTTGCAGGAACCGATGAAGCACCAGGTGAAACTGAAATTTTCCAAGGTCGTAAGTTTAAGACTTACCGCGGAATGGGCTCAATTGCCGCTATGAAACAAGGCTCAAAAGACCGCTACTTCCAATCTTCTGTCAATGAAGCTAACAAGCTAGTTCCAGAAGGAATCGAGGGTCGTGTAGCATACAAAGGTTCTGTTGCAGATATGATTTTCCAAATGGTTGGAGGTCTGCGTTCTGGTATGGGATATGTTGGTGCAGCCAACTTGGAACAGTTACAGGAAAATGCCCAGTTTATCGAAATGTCAGGTGCGGGTCTGAAGGAAAGTCATCCACACGATGTTCAAATCACTAACGAAGCACCAAACTACTCCGTACAATAA
- the recF gene encoding DNA replication/repair protein RecF (All proteins in this family for which functions are known are DNA-binding proteins that assist the filamentation of RecA onto DNA for the initiation of recombination or recombinational repair.) has protein sequence MWLESLHLHHFRNYETLDIDFHQGLNVFLGQNAQGKTNILESIYFLALTRSHRTRTDKDLLQFNQKNLSVRGILHRTSGKVPLDIELTEKGRMTKVNHLKQTKLSDYIGHLNVVLFAPEDLQLIKGAPALRRKFIDVELGQIKPIYLSDLSNYNHILKQRNSYLKSAEKIDDTFLSVLDQQLAEYGSRVIQHRLEFLKKLEHFGRQKVADISNQKEELSLHYQSSINFTDDVNLVDSFLTELERCRKRDLFKKNTGVGPHRDDLQFYINGVNAHYGSQGQHRSLVLSLKLAEIELMKEVTREYPILLLDDVMSELDNTRQIKLLETISDTIQTFITTTSLDHLHKLPEELKIFTIEQGRIQES, from the coding sequence ATGTGGCTAGAATCACTGCATCTGCACCATTTTCGTAACTACGAAACATTAGATATTGACTTCCATCAGGGATTGAATGTTTTTTTGGGACAAAACGCTCAGGGTAAAACCAATATTTTAGAAAGCATCTATTTTCTTGCCCTGACTCGTAGCCACCGAACCCGAACTGACAAAGACTTGCTCCAGTTTAATCAAAAAAATCTATCTGTCAGAGGTATCCTTCATCGAACTAGCGGTAAAGTTCCACTTGACATCGAGTTGACAGAAAAAGGCAGGATGACCAAGGTAAATCACCTGAAACAAACGAAACTATCTGATTATATCGGTCATCTCAATGTTGTCCTCTTTGCACCAGAAGATTTACAGTTGATTAAAGGGGCACCAGCCCTCCGTCGCAAGTTCATAGATGTTGAACTCGGACAGATTAAACCCATTTATTTGTCTGACCTTTCAAACTACAATCACATTCTAAAACAACGAAACTCCTATCTGAAGTCAGCTGAAAAAATCGATGATACTTTCCTATCTGTCTTAGATCAACAGTTGGCTGAATATGGTAGTAGGGTTATTCAACACCGATTGGAATTTCTAAAGAAGTTAGAACATTTTGGTAGACAGAAGGTAGCAGATATTTCCAATCAAAAAGAGGAATTATCTCTTCACTACCAATCCTCCATAAACTTTACAGATGACGTCAATTTAGTTGACAGCTTTTTGACAGAATTGGAAAGATGCCGTAAACGAGATTTGTTCAAAAAAAATACAGGTGTTGGCCCTCATAGAGATGACCTCCAATTTTATATCAATGGTGTCAACGCCCATTACGGTAGTCAAGGACAACACCGTAGCCTTGTCCTCTCACTCAAGTTAGCTGAAATTGAACTCATGAAGGAAGTGACTAGAGAGTATCCCATTTTACTGCTTGATGATGTGATGAGCGAACTTGACAATACTCGACAAATCAAATTATTAGAAACCATCTCTGATACTATTCAAACCTTTATTACAACGACCTCACTCGATCATCTCCACAAACTTCCTGAAGAGCTTAAAATCTTCACGATTGAACAAGGTAGGATTCAGGAATCCTAA
- the yaaA gene encoding S4 domain-containing protein YaaA gives MEYKLFDEYITLQALLKTTGILPSGGAIKSFLEDYQVLFNGEEEKRRGKKIRLGDQIDLPQLGLTLTIVAPSQEEIAEHQENLAEKERVAALVKQMNKQNKQKKTSPSTPKKARKSVADKKPVRFPGT, from the coding sequence ATGGAATACAAATTATTTGACGAATATATCACATTACAAGCCTTGCTCAAGACCACTGGTATCCTCCCTTCAGGTGGAGCTATAAAAAGTTTTCTAGAAGACTATCAGGTTCTTTTCAATGGTGAGGAAGAAAAACGCCGTGGCAAAAAAATACGTCTGGGTGATCAGATTGACCTCCCTCAGTTGGGCTTGACTCTGACCATCGTCGCACCCAGTCAAGAAGAAATTGCAGAACATCAGGAAAATTTGGCTGAAAAAGAGCGTGTAGCAGCACTTGTCAAACAGATGAACAAACAAAACAAGCAGAAAAAAACAAGCCCGTCCACCCCTAAAAAAGCAAGAAAATCAGTAGCGGATAAAAAACCTGTCCGCTTTCCAGGTACCTAA
- the yfmF gene encoding EF-P 5-aminopentanol modification-associated protein YfmF — protein MKLQEGVDLHFIPTDQFTTNRIKIRFAAPMDPNRIAGRVLAANLLEIANQDFPTAQALRKKLAALYGARLSTTVAKRGRTHFVDVTVSYVNAQHLPNREDVTPQILDLLYSCLYNPLVKGAAFDTDFFEVEQKNLLSFLEAEVEDNYYHADVELNKLFFQEEALQIPRVGRFDLVAKETAQTVYQALQNMLKLDKIDIFIVGQVEVDTIVKGFERFSFTHRNPKLELEYHQDYSKITREKVERKAARQSILELGYSVDVLYNDVNYPALMVFNGLFGGFSHSKLFMNVREKESLAYTIGSQLTIFSGMMKVYAGIDGKNRLKTMKLINQQLLDIKKGKVTEEEILLTKNMLIHSARLAQDRPSNLLEQAYNQAVLGERYLTWQEWIEAVNQVSIDDLVRVAHLVRLQAVYFMEGVDK, from the coding sequence ATGAAGTTACAAGAGGGAGTAGATCTCCATTTTATTCCGACAGATCAATTTACAACCAACCGTATCAAGATTCGGTTTGCGGCACCCATGGATCCAAATAGGATAGCAGGTCGTGTTTTGGCAGCCAATTTACTTGAAATTGCCAATCAAGATTTTCCAACAGCGCAGGCTTTGCGGAAAAAGTTGGCAGCACTTTACGGGGCTCGTCTGTCAACAACCGTAGCCAAACGGGGACGAACACATTTTGTTGACGTGACAGTTTCCTATGTTAATGCCCAACATTTACCCAACCGAGAGGATGTGACACCTCAGATATTGGACTTGCTTTATTCTTGTCTTTATAATCCTTTAGTGAAAGGCGCGGCTTTTGATACAGACTTCTTTGAGGTTGAACAAAAGAATCTCCTTAGTTTTTTAGAGGCAGAGGTAGAAGATAACTACTACCATGCAGATGTGGAGTTGAACAAACTCTTTTTTCAGGAAGAAGCATTGCAGATTCCGCGTGTGGGGCGCTTTGATTTAGTTGCTAAGGAAACGGCTCAGACGGTCTACCAAGCCTTGCAGAATATGCTCAAATTAGATAAGATTGATATTTTTATAGTTGGTCAAGTAGAGGTTGACACAATTGTCAAGGGGTTTGAACGCTTTTCTTTCACTCACCGCAATCCCAAGTTGGAATTGGAATACCATCAAGATTATTCAAAGATTACTAGAGAGAAGGTTGAGCGTAAAGCGGCTCGACAGTCGATTTTAGAATTGGGATATTCGGTAGATGTCCTTTACAACGATGTAAACTACCCTGCCCTTATGGTTTTTAATGGTTTATTTGGTGGTTTTTCACATTCTAAACTTTTTATGAATGTGCGAGAAAAGGAATCTTTGGCTTATACAATCGGTAGTCAGTTGACTATTTTTTCTGGAATGATGAAGGTATATGCGGGTATTGATGGAAAGAATCGTCTTAAGACCATGAAGTTGATTAACCAGCAACTTCTTGATATAAAAAAGGGCAAGGTGACAGAGGAGGAAATTCTCCTTACCAAGAACATGTTGATACACTCTGCTAGACTCGCTCAGGATCGACCGAGTAATTTATTAGAACAAGCCTATAATCAGGCAGTGTTGGGAGAGCGTTATCTGACTTGGCAGGAGTGGATAGAAGCTGTCAACCAAGTGTCAATCGATGATTTGGTTCGGGTAGCCCATCTTGTTCGTTTGCAGGCTGTATATTTCATGGAAGGAGTGGACAAATGA
- the yfmH gene encoding EF-P 5-aminopentanol modification-associated protein YfmH encodes MKFTKKTYPYMKGTVYQTKLDNGLTVILFPKTDFHETYGMLTSQFGAVDTIFKPKGSSQFIQYPTGIAHFLEHKLFETEDDRDVLQEFAALGASANAYTSFHQTSYLFSTTEDVLPSLALLQRFVREPYFTDENVERERGIIGQEIEMYQDDADYRLYTGMLASLYPNTPLAVDIAGTVASVQDITAEALYENFELFYQPSNMSLFVIGNFDLEQVWQQIQSYQQAQLDDGQVVIERAELVKESIVEHRTETMEVAMPKLAFGLRGNNSFSIEEIQRYRLSLQLLFAMLLGWTSKRYQSLYEQGKIDSSFSFQLTVRPDYHFLVITGDTVESIAVSSLLKKALLNFEADTDVTEEHLQLLKQEMMGDFIRSLNSLEFTASHFVSHGWEESIFDIPQTLMGICLEDVLDAGRRFIKQSDMTDFIIFPK; translated from the coding sequence ATGAAGTTTACAAAGAAAACCTACCCCTATATGAAAGGTACGGTTTACCAAACCAAACTTGACAATGGGTTGACAGTTATCTTGTTTCCTAAAACAGACTTTCATGAAACCTATGGGATGTTAACCAGTCAGTTTGGAGCGGTGGATACGATTTTTAAACCGAAGGGAAGTTCACAGTTTATTCAGTATCCGACAGGGATAGCTCACTTTTTGGAGCACAAGCTTTTTGAAACTGAAGATGATCGAGATGTTCTTCAGGAATTTGCAGCTTTAGGGGCAAGTGCTAATGCCTACACTAGTTTTCACCAGACTAGCTACCTTTTTTCGACCACAGAAGATGTCTTGCCTTCTTTGGCGCTTTTGCAACGTTTTGTCCGTGAGCCGTATTTCACAGATGAAAACGTTGAAAGAGAGCGAGGGATTATTGGTCAGGAAATTGAGATGTACCAAGATGATGCAGATTATCGTCTTTACACAGGGATGTTGGCTAGCCTTTATCCTAATACCCCTCTAGCTGTTGATATTGCCGGAACAGTCGCTTCGGTACAGGATATAACAGCTGAGGCCTTGTATGAAAACTTTGAGCTTTTTTATCAACCCAGCAATATGAGTCTGTTTGTGATTGGGAATTTTGATTTAGAGCAGGTTTGGCAGCAAATTCAGAGTTACCAACAAGCTCAGCTGGATGATGGGCAGGTGGTGATTGAGCGTGCTGAACTGGTCAAGGAGTCTATTGTGGAGCATCGGACAGAAACTATGGAAGTTGCTATGCCCAAGCTGGCCTTTGGTTTGCGCGGAAACAATAGTTTTTCAATAGAGGAGATTCAACGCTACCGCCTATCGCTACAACTCTTATTTGCTATGCTGTTGGGATGGACTTCTAAACGCTACCAATCTCTTTATGAACAGGGAAAAATAGACAGTTCTTTCAGTTTCCAGTTAACCGTACGACCAGACTATCATTTTCTGGTAATAACAGGGGATACGGTGGAGTCGATTGCAGTGTCCAGTTTGTTGAAAAAGGCTCTTTTGAATTTTGAAGCTGACACAGATGTGACAGAAGAACACTTGCAACTGTTAAAACAGGAAATGATGGGCGATTTTATCCGAAGTTTGAATTCCTTGGAGTTCACAGCTAGTCACTTTGTATCTCATGGATGGGAAGAGTCTATTTTTGACATTCCTCAAACCTTGATGGGTATTTGTTTGGAGGATGTGTTGGACGCTGGTCGGCGCTTTATCAAGCAGAGCGATATGACAGATTTTATTATTTTTCCAAAATAG
- the rodZ gene encoding cytoskeleton protein RodZ has protein sequence MRQKSIGEVLRTARESRGWNFVELQRMTKIQAKYLQALEYNDFDFIPDPAYTRSFLQKYAEALDLDAAVLLDAYDNKQLVIYYEEGEEEESASELKRGYKVKKNRPKSYLPLIYLLLAATFILIFVTYIVLTRVQNQAGRQTPASSYTVVSQTSTEASSSVSSSSEASSSSSSSSQDTNLKLTVSGGGDQLAVTVKGVTGTVDVALSVKDATSWVSLTDSTIATGFTLSPESPTVSTSLAEGITSASLVLGVVEGVDVTIAGQKVDLSALTGQSATIVITIE, from the coding sequence ATGAGGCAAAAAAGTATAGGAGAGGTTTTGAGGACTGCTCGCGAGAGTCGTGGCTGGAATTTTGTGGAATTGCAACGGATGACCAAGATTCAGGCTAAATATTTGCAGGCCTTGGAGTACAATGATTTCGATTTTATTCCAGATCCGGCCTACACTCGGTCTTTTTTGCAAAAATATGCGGAAGCTCTGGATTTAGATGCGGCTGTTTTGTTAGATGCCTACGATAATAAGCAGCTGGTGATTTATTATGAAGAAGGTGAAGAAGAAGAGTCTGCTTCAGAATTGAAGCGGGGTTACAAGGTGAAGAAAAATCGACCAAAGTCTTATCTTCCCTTGATTTACCTTCTATTGGCCGCAACTTTCATCTTGATTTTTGTGACCTATATTGTTTTAACTCGTGTTCAAAATCAGGCAGGCAGACAAACTCCTGCCAGCTCCTATACTGTTGTGTCACAGACAAGTACAGAAGCAAGTTCATCAGTTAGCTCGTCTTCAGAAGCCAGCTCAAGTAGTTCGTCTAGCAGTCAGGATACTAATCTAAAATTAACAGTATCCGGAGGTGGAGATCAGTTAGCGGTGACGGTTAAAGGAGTAACTGGTACAGTTGATGTGGCCTTGTCTGTCAAGGATGCGACCAGTTGGGTCAGTTTGACGGATTCAACAATTGCGACAGGTTTTACCTTGTCGCCTGAAAGTCCAACAGTGTCAACCAGTCTGGCAGAAGGAATCACTAGCGCAAGTTTGGTTCTGGGAGTGGTAGAGGGTGTTGATGTTACTATTGCAGGACAAAAAGTAGATTTATCGGCTTTGACCGGTCAGTCTGCAACAATTGTGATAACGATTGAGTAA
- the pgsA gene encoding CDP-diacylglycerol--glycerol-3-phosphate 3-phosphatidyltransferase encodes MKKENIPNALTVGRILVIPLFILLLTVWDTTISHVLAALLFALASLTDYLDGYLARKWKVVTNFGKFADPMADKILVMTAFIMLVELGFASAWVVALIICRELAVTGLRLLLVENGGTVLAAAMPGKIKTFSQMFAVIFLLLHWNVLGQITLYVALFFTLYSGYDYFKGAAYLFKDTFR; translated from the coding sequence ATGAAAAAAGAAAATATTCCCAACGCCTTGACAGTCGGGCGCATTCTAGTGATACCACTTTTTATCTTGCTTTTAACCGTCTGGGATACGACGATTAGCCATGTTTTGGCAGCTCTTTTGTTTGCTTTAGCTAGTCTGACAGACTATTTAGATGGGTATTTGGCCCGCAAGTGGAAGGTTGTGACCAATTTTGGCAAATTTGCTGATCCAATGGCAGACAAAATTTTGGTGATGACTGCTTTCATTATGTTGGTGGAACTAGGTTTTGCCTCTGCTTGGGTGGTGGCTCTCATAATATGTCGCGAGCTGGCTGTGACTGGTCTGCGTCTGCTTCTAGTAGAAAATGGTGGAACAGTATTGGCTGCGGCTATGCCTGGAAAAATAAAAACCTTTTCCCAGATGTTTGCGGTGATTTTTTTGCTCCTGCATTGGAATGTTTTAGGACAAATTACCCTTTACGTTGCCCTCTTTTTCACCCTGTATTCAGGTTATGATTATTTTAAGGGCGCGGCTTATTTATTCAAAGATACTTTTAGATAA
- a CDS encoding energy-coupling factor ABC transporter ATP-binding protein, with amino-acid sequence MTHIIEVKNLKYKYDEEASTYTLDDVTFHVKQGEWLSIIGHNGSGKSTTVRLIDGLLEAESGEIIIDGELLTPENVWEKRRQIGMVFQNPDNQFVGATVEDDVAFGLENQGIPLEDMRSRVREALDLVGMAEFKTREPARLSGGQKQRVAIAGVVALRPNIIILDEATSMLDPEGRLELIRIVKDIKDRHQMTVISITHDLDEVALSDRVMVLKQGKIESISSPAELFMRTDLQELGMDRPFSVELAERLRQKGIDLPLCYFTEEELEDTLWELLSNK; translated from the coding sequence ATGACACATATAATCGAAGTAAAGAATCTCAAATACAAGTACGATGAAGAGGCCTCTACCTACACCTTGGACGATGTAACGTTTCACGTGAAACAAGGGGAGTGGCTGTCCATTATCGGGCATAATGGTTCAGGAAAATCAACGACTGTTCGCTTGATTGATGGTCTGCTGGAAGCGGAGTCGGGTGAAATTATCATTGATGGTGAATTGCTGACTCCTGAAAATGTCTGGGAGAAGCGCCGTCAGATTGGCATGGTTTTTCAAAATCCAGATAACCAATTTGTTGGGGCAACGGTTGAAGATGATGTGGCCTTTGGTCTAGAAAACCAAGGCATTCCTCTGGAAGATATGCGTAGCCGTGTTCGGGAAGCTCTGGACTTGGTGGGGATGGCAGAATTCAAGACGAGAGAACCTGCCCGTCTTTCAGGTGGACAAAAACAGCGAGTCGCTATTGCTGGTGTGGTAGCACTGCGCCCTAACATCATCATTCTGGATGAAGCGACTAGCATGTTGGATCCAGAAGGTCGCTTGGAGCTGATACGGATTGTGAAAGATATTAAGGATCGGCATCAGATGACTGTTATTTCCATTACCCACGATTTGGATGAGGTGGCCCTTAGCGATCGGGTAATGGTGCTGAAACAAGGCAAAATTGAGTCGATTAGCAGTCCAGCAGAACTCTTTATGCGGACTGATTTACAGGAATTAGGCATGGATAGACCTTTTTCAGTTGAGCTGGCTGAAAGGCTTCGTCAGAAGGGAATCGATTTGCCGCTTTGCTATTTTACAGAAGAGGAATTAGAAGATACACTATGGGAATTACTCTCCAACAAGTAA
- a CDS encoding energy-coupling factor transporter ATPase: MGITLQQVTYTYQAGTPFEGRALFGVDLEICDGSYTAIIGHTGSGKSTILQLLNGLNVPTSGSVFIDQMEITSTSVNKDIKQVRKKVGLVFQFPESQVFDETVLKDVAFGPQNFGVSKEEAERIAREKLALVGISEELFERSPFELSGGQMRRVAIAGILAMEPNVLVLDEPTAGLDPAGRKELMELFKGLHQSGMTIVLVTHLMDDVANFADFVYVLEKGKILQAGRPSDIFQKVDFLESIQLGVPKITKFAANLERRGFVFERLPITLAEFTEVIEHG, encoded by the coding sequence ATGGGAATTACTCTCCAACAAGTAACCTATACCTATCAAGCAGGCACTCCCTTTGAGGGACGTGCGCTTTTTGGCGTGGATTTGGAGATTTGTGATGGTTCATATACGGCCATTATTGGGCATACGGGCTCAGGGAAATCCACTATCTTGCAGCTACTCAATGGCTTGAACGTGCCAACTTCAGGCAGCGTCTTCATTGACCAAATGGAAATAACATCTACTTCGGTCAATAAGGACATCAAACAAGTACGCAAGAAGGTGGGCTTGGTTTTTCAATTTCCTGAGAGTCAGGTATTTGACGAAACAGTCTTAAAGGATGTGGCCTTTGGTCCTCAAAATTTTGGTGTTTCCAAGGAAGAAGCTGAGAGAATTGCGCGTGAAAAGCTGGCTCTGGTCGGTATTTCAGAAGAACTATTTGAGCGCAGTCCATTTGAGTTGTCTGGAGGACAGATGCGGCGGGTGGCCATTGCAGGGATTTTAGCTATGGAACCAAATGTCTTGGTTTTGGATGAGCCGACTGCAGGTCTGGATCCGGCTGGCCGCAAGGAATTGATGGAACTTTTTAAAGGACTTCACCAATCGGGGATGACAATTGTGCTGGTGACCCATTTGATGGACGATGTGGCTAACTTTGCTGATTTTGTTTATGTTCTAGAGAAGGGGAAAATCCTTCAAGCAGGACGGCCAAGCGATATTTTCCAAAAGGTAGATTTTCTGGAAAGTATTCAGCTTGGGGTACCAAAAATCACTAAATTCGCTGCCAATTTGGAGCGCCGTGGCTTTGTGTTTGAACGCCTTCCGATTACCTTGGCGGAATTTACGGAGGTGATAGAGCATGGATAA
- a CDS encoding energy-coupling factor transporter transmembrane component T family protein gives MDKLILGRYIPGDSLIHRLDPRSKLLSMFLFLMIVFWANNLVTNALLFAFVMLLLFLSNIKLSFFLNGLKPMIGIILFTTLFQIFFTTGKDVLWEFWFLKVTVEGIEQAGIIFVRFVLIIFFSTLLTLTTMPLSLADGIEAGLAPLTRFKVPVHEIGLMLSMSLRFVPTLMDDTTRIMNAQRARGVDFGEGSIVQKVKAVIPILIPLFASSFKRADALATAMEARGYQGGDGRSKYRVLSWKMADSLAIAVMFLVGLALYFLKN, from the coding sequence ATGGATAAGTTGATTTTAGGCCGATATATTCCAGGGGATTCCCTTATTCATCGCTTGGATCCTCGTAGCAAACTTTTGTCCATGTTCCTCTTTTTGATGATCGTCTTTTGGGCTAATAATCTAGTGACCAATGCTCTCCTTTTTGCTTTTGTTATGCTGTTGCTCTTTCTGTCAAACATCAAATTGAGTTTCTTTTTGAACGGTTTGAAGCCTATGATTGGGATTATCCTTTTCACAACTCTGTTCCAAATTTTCTTTACGACTGGTAAGGATGTTTTGTGGGAATTTTGGTTTTTGAAGGTGACCGTCGAAGGGATTGAGCAGGCAGGGATTATTTTTGTTCGCTTTGTTTTGATTATTTTTTTCTCGACCCTGCTGACATTAACCACCATGCCGCTCAGTTTAGCAGATGGCATTGAAGCTGGCCTTGCACCGCTGACTCGCTTCAAGGTACCTGTCCACGAGATTGGCTTGATGCTTTCGATGAGTCTGCGCTTTGTTCCGACCTTGATGGATGATACAACGCGCATCATGAACGCTCAACGGGCGCGGGGGGTTGATTTTGGTGAAGGAAGTATCGTGCAAAAGGTTAAGGCGGTGATTCCTATCCTGATTCCTCTGTTTGCTTCAAGCTTTAAGCGGGCAGATGCTTTGGCAACAGCGATGGAAGCGCGGGGATATCAAGGGGGAGATGGCCGCAGCAAGTACCGTGTATTGAGTTGGAAAATGGCAGATAGCCTTGCAATTGCGGTTATGTTCCTTGTGGGTCTAGCCCTTTACTTCCTGAAAAATTAG
- a CDS encoding LysM peptidoglycan-binding domain-containing protein produces MKFTTKNKIKSTLTTLVATASMLAASLVSANTTANTYTVKSGDTLSQIAETHKTTVEKLASVNKISNPDLIYVGQVLDLGEGSAEAVAAPATEAPAQTAAAETTEVAATTTTTTTATTTGGYTSNLSAEDAAAKEWIAQKESGGSYTAQNGIYIGRYQLTNTYLNGDYSAENQERVADAYVTSRYGSWSAAYQFWLANGWY; encoded by the coding sequence ATGAAATTTACAACTAAGAATAAAATCAAATCAACCCTTACAACTCTTGTCGCAACTGCATCTATGCTTGCAGCATCTTTGGTTAGTGCCAACACAACAGCCAATACCTATACTGTAAAATCTGGCGACACCTTGTCTCAAATTGCAGAAACACACAAAACAACTGTTGAGAAACTGGCGTCTGTGAATAAAATCAGCAACCCAGACCTCATCTATGTAGGTCAGGTTCTTGATTTGGGTGAAGGAAGTGCTGAAGCCGTTGCTGCTCCAGCCACAGAAGCACCAGCACAAACTGCAGCAGCTGAAACAACAGAAGTTGCAGCAACGACAACAACCACTACCACTGCTACTACAACAGGGGGCTACACTTCAAATCTGAGTGCAGAAGATGCTGCTGCTAAGGAGTGGATTGCTCAGAAAGAATCAGGTGGTAGCTATACCGCTCAAAATGGTATCTACATTGGTCGCTACCAGTTGACCAACACTTACTTGAATGGCGATTATTCAGCTGAGAACCAAGAGCGTGTAGCAGACGCTTACGTTACAAGCCGTTACGGTTCATGGTCAGCAGCTTACCAATTCTGGTTGGCAAACGGTTGGTACTAA